Proteins encoded within one genomic window of Methanosarcina barkeri str. Wiesmoor:
- the dusB gene encoding tRNA dihydrouridine synthase DusB — protein sequence MKLNKLKIGKTETPGNLLLAPMADVTNLAFRLLCRQNGADLTYTEMISADALLNENRKSLLKGLSSPEDRPFGVQLVGSSPEKLREAALFIEDEYRPELIDVNMGCPAKRITGTGCGSALLNSKKLIYEIISDLTDVLKTPVTAKIRILKRDEKTLEIARLIEEAGASALTIHGRRAEQMYSGSSDLTVIRAVKQELSIPVIANGDIRNEESAEAALDFTECDGLMIGRAAMGNPFIFKRIRHYLETGERLEFDRQVRQLEDFENYIALLEEYDLHASTNIRMHAHWFTKGLRGSRQIREKINNLKDGKAIVELIKDFHTENY from the coding sequence ATGAAACTTAATAAATTAAAAATCGGCAAAACAGAAACACCTGGGAACCTTCTTCTTGCGCCTATGGCAGACGTGACAAATCTGGCTTTCAGGCTGCTCTGCAGGCAGAATGGAGCTGACCTTACATATACTGAGATGATCAGCGCAGATGCCTTGCTCAACGAAAACCGAAAATCGCTTCTCAAAGGACTGTCTTCCCCTGAAGACCGACCTTTTGGAGTTCAGCTTGTAGGAAGTTCTCCTGAGAAACTGAGGGAAGCTGCGCTCTTTATTGAAGATGAGTACAGACCTGAACTCATCGATGTAAATATGGGCTGCCCTGCAAAGCGTATTACTGGAACAGGGTGCGGCTCGGCTCTTCTCAACTCCAAGAAACTCATATATGAAATTATCTCCGATCTGACCGATGTTCTGAAGACTCCTGTAACTGCAAAGATCCGCATTCTGAAGAGGGATGAGAAAACCCTTGAGATTGCACGCCTGATCGAAGAGGCTGGAGCTTCTGCCCTGACCATACATGGCAGGAGGGCAGAGCAAATGTACTCCGGAAGTTCAGACCTTACAGTGATAAGAGCCGTTAAACAGGAACTTTCCATTCCAGTAATTGCAAACGGGGATATAAGGAACGAAGAGTCTGCTGAAGCTGCCCTTGATTTTACCGAATGTGACGGGCTTATGATCGGACGCGCAGCAATGGGAAATCCCTTTATCTTCAAAAGGATAAGGCATTACCTAGAAACCGGGGAAAGGCTGGAATTTGACAGGCAAGTTCGTCAATTAGAGGACTTTGAGAATTATATCGCTTTACTTGAAGAATATGATCTCCACGCGTCTACAAATATAAGAATGCATGCTCACTGGTTTACAAAAGGGTTGCGCGGCTCGCGGCAGATTAGGGAAAAGATTAATAATCTGAAAGATGGAAAGGCGATTGTTGAGTTAATAAAAGATTTCCATACGGAGAATTATTAA
- a CDS encoding pyruvate ferredoxin oxidoreductase subunit gamma, which produces MKEIRIHGRGGQGSVTAAEMLSVAAFEDGKFSQAFPAFGVERRGAPVQAFTRINNNPIRLRSQVYTPDYVIVQDATLLETVDVASGVKDDGIIIVNTTENPESLKLNTKARVMTVDATKVAMDIIGVPIVNTVLLGAFAGATGEINVESIQHAIRARFSGKVGEKNANAIQKAYKLIRGEEA; this is translated from the coding sequence ATGAAGGAAATCAGAATACACGGTCGAGGAGGCCAGGGTTCTGTTACCGCGGCTGAAATGCTTTCCGTTGCAGCTTTTGAAGATGGAAAGTTCAGCCAGGCCTTCCCCGCTTTTGGGGTAGAGCGTAGAGGTGCCCCAGTCCAGGCATTCACGAGGATTAACAACAATCCTATCAGGCTCCGAAGTCAGGTTTACACCCCGGATTATGTTATTGTCCAGGACGCAACCCTGCTTGAAACTGTTGACGTTGCAAGTGGAGTAAAGGATGATGGAATAATTATTGTTAACACAACCGAAAACCCGGAAAGCCTGAAACTCAATACAAAAGCTAGGGTCATGACCGTGGACGCTACCAAGGTGGCAATGGACATAATAGGTGTTCCCATTGTAAATACTGTTCTCCTTGGAGCTTTTGCGGGTGCAACCGGAGAAATCAATGTTGAATCAATTCAGCATGCAATAAGGGCTCGTTTTTCAGGCAAAGTCGGAGAAAAGAATGCAAATGCAATTCAGAAGGCCTACAAGCTTATCAGGGGGGAAGAAGCGTGA
- the porD gene encoding pyruvate synthase subunit PorD produces MKNEGEKEGLNISRCRVCKPGSTLINKTGGWRNFRPVYIYEKCTKCGICHIVCPDMSVKPRENGFFEYDYDYCKGCGICANECPADAIEMILEEK; encoded by the coding sequence GTGAAAAATGAAGGGGAAAAAGAAGGTTTAAACATTTCACGCTGCAGAGTCTGTAAACCTGGTTCTACTCTTATAAACAAAACCGGAGGCTGGAGAAACTTCCGTCCTGTTTATATTTACGAAAAATGTACCAAGTGCGGAATCTGCCATATTGTCTGCCCTGATATGTCTGTCAAACCCAGAGAAAACGGCTTTTTTGAATATGATTATGACTACTGCAAAGGTTGCGGCATCTGTGCAAATGAGTGTCCTGCAGATGCAATTGAAATGATTCTGGAGGAGAAATAA
- the porA gene encoding pyruvate synthase subunit PorA — protein sequence MIDPAYRKKMVVVEGSYAVAHSAKVCRPNVISAYPITPQTHIVEHLSQFMADGEIPNCEYVNVEAEFSAISALIGASAVGARTYSATTSQGLLLMHEALFNTSGMRLPVVMTVANRAVSAPINIWNDHQDAIAQRDTGWMQLYVEDVQEACDTLPQLYKIAEDNEIMVPGMVCMDGFILSHVYEPVVLLEQDLTDNFLPPFQPEDILDPEDPKTFGAFASPDTYEEFRYLHEQAMQKALPKIEATAKEFEEVYGRYHGGLIDGYMLDDAEIVVMAMGSILGTVKDVVDKYRAKGEKIGVLKVRSFRPFPKEQICKAVKNAHAVVVLDKNISIGTNEGALFTETKSCLYNSKVRVPVIGYTIGHGGRDIPVESIAKVIEETKKVAKSGITIESQFMDLKEELL from the coding sequence ATGATTGACCCGGCTTACAGAAAGAAAATGGTAGTCGTGGAAGGTTCCTACGCTGTAGCCCATTCCGCAAAAGTCTGCCGTCCAAATGTAATTTCAGCCTATCCTATTACTCCTCAGACACATATTGTCGAACATTTATCCCAGTTTATGGCAGACGGAGAAATCCCTAACTGTGAGTATGTTAATGTGGAAGCTGAGTTCTCGGCAATTTCTGCCTTAATAGGAGCATCAGCTGTAGGTGCAAGAACCTATTCAGCCACAACTTCTCAGGGACTTCTGCTCATGCATGAGGCACTTTTTAACACTTCAGGTATGAGGCTTCCTGTTGTAATGACAGTGGCAAATAGAGCAGTTAGCGCTCCAATTAACATATGGAACGATCATCAAGATGCTATTGCGCAGAGAGATACAGGCTGGATGCAGCTTTATGTAGAGGATGTTCAGGAAGCATGCGATACCCTGCCCCAGCTCTACAAGATCGCAGAAGACAATGAGATCATGGTTCCGGGTATGGTCTGCATGGACGGCTTTATCCTGTCTCACGTTTATGAGCCTGTTGTCCTGCTTGAACAGGACTTGACCGACAATTTCCTCCCGCCTTTCCAGCCCGAAGATATTCTTGATCCTGAAGACCCCAAGACTTTCGGAGCCTTTGCATCTCCGGATACATATGAAGAGTTCAGATATCTCCACGAGCAGGCAATGCAGAAAGCCCTTCCTAAAATAGAAGCCACAGCAAAGGAATTTGAGGAAGTATATGGTAGATACCACGGAGGACTTATTGACGGTTATATGCTTGATGATGCCGAAATAGTTGTCATGGCTATGGGCTCTATTCTCGGCACTGTCAAGGATGTTGTTGATAAGTATAGAGCAAAAGGAGAAAAGATCGGCGTTTTAAAGGTCAGGTCCTTCAGGCCTTTCCCGAAGGAGCAGATCTGCAAGGCTGTTAAGAATGCACACGCAGTTGTTGTACTTGATAAGAATATTTCTATAGGGACAAATGAAGGAGCGCTCTTTACAGAAACAAAATCCTGCCTCTACAACAGTAAAGTCCGTGTGCCTGTGATTGGTTATACTATAGGGCACGGAGGCCGTGACATTCCTGTGGAAAGTATTGCAAAGGTTATAGAAGAAACCAAGAAAGTTGCAAAGTCCGGAATCACGATTGAAAGCCAATTCATGGACCTTAAGGAGGAGTTGCTATGA
- the porB gene encoding pyruvate synthase subunit PorB — protein MSKTAPKTYITSGHSGCAGCCDAFAAKFTLMGAGPNTIVINPTGCLEVMSTPFPYSSWQVPWIHSLFENAGAVASGVEAALKALGKKDDVKVVSIGGDGSTMDIGLGALSGAFERGHDFTYVCMDNEAYMNTGVQRSSGTPFDASTTTTPAGKVSFGNPRPKKNMPAIMAAHGSPYVATTSIGFPRDMIRKVKKATEIVGPTYIHAQAPCPTGWGFDTSKTLEIAKLAVETCLWPMYEMENGEITQVRKVKNPRPVEEYLRAQKRFKHLFTMEGGEEEIKKIQAIADWNIKHFELQ, from the coding sequence ATGAGTAAAACTGCACCAAAAACATATATCACGTCCGGGCACAGCGGCTGTGCAGGTTGCTGTGATGCCTTTGCTGCAAAATTCACACTTATGGGAGCAGGCCCAAATACAATCGTAATTAACCCGACGGGCTGCCTTGAAGTTATGTCCACACCTTTCCCATATTCCTCCTGGCAGGTTCCGTGGATCCACTCCCTTTTTGAAAACGCAGGTGCAGTGGCTTCAGGTGTGGAAGCTGCCCTGAAGGCCCTTGGCAAAAAAGACGATGTTAAAGTTGTGTCAATTGGAGGAGACGGTTCTACTATGGATATAGGCCTCGGTGCCCTTTCGGGTGCATTCGAGAGAGGACACGACTTCACCTATGTGTGCATGGACAACGAAGCATATATGAACACTGGAGTCCAGCGCAGCAGTGGAACACCTTTTGATGCAAGTACCACAACCACCCCAGCCGGAAAAGTTTCCTTTGGAAACCCACGCCCTAAGAAGAACATGCCTGCTATCATGGCAGCTCACGGCTCTCCTTATGTTGCCACGACCTCTATAGGTTTCCCAAGAGACATGATACGAAAGGTCAAGAAAGCAACTGAGATCGTGGGACCTACCTATATCCATGCCCAGGCCCCCTGTCCAACAGGCTGGGGTTTTGATACATCCAAGACCCTGGAAATTGCCAAACTCGCAGTCGAAACATGCCTTTGGCCCATGTATGAAATGGAAAATGGAGAAATTACTCAGGTCAGGAAAGTTAAGAATCCCAGACCAGTCGAAGAATACCTGAGAGCTCAGAAAAGGTTTAAACACCTCTTCACCATGGAAGGCGGCGAGGAAGAAATAAAGAAAATCCAGGCTATTGCAGACTGGAACATAAAGCACTTTGAGCTTCAGTAA
- a CDS encoding iron ABC transporter substrate-binding protein has translation MEDSSTPQNYQTSEETETRNITETRNITDALGRNVEIPKSVDYVICSGVSSLRFLTYLEAQDKIVGVERSETTNSASNAKPYSLANPQFSTDYPVFGETRGQDDPEKILYLDPLPQVIIKTDSTTGYAPAELQKKTGIPVVVVNTGDLTDNREDLDKSLRIIGQVVGKEERAEEVIAFFDEKIADLEERTVNVSKEDKPTCYIGGIGRAGGPQGFQSTELTYPPFLFTNVINVAYGDRGIINAADVSKEKIIEWDPDIIFLDLNTIECGGERSGLNLLQNDTSYRQLKAVQSGNVYGVLPFNQYATNFGSVLADSYFVGKMIYPDRFRDVDLENKTIEIYTFLVCKGNKELGKEIYDKIINVYGVSAFTKLEI, from the coding sequence ATGGAAGATTCATCAACCCCCCAAAATTACCAAACAAGTGAAGAAACAGAAACTAGAAACATTACTGAAACTAGAAACATTACCGATGCTCTTGGCAGAAACGTGGAAATTCCAAAATCTGTAGATTATGTAATTTGCTCAGGAGTGTCTTCTCTTAGATTTTTGACATACCTTGAAGCACAGGACAAGATTGTAGGTGTTGAAAGAAGCGAAACAACTAATTCAGCATCTAATGCCAAGCCATATTCCCTTGCAAATCCTCAGTTTAGCACAGATTATCCTGTATTTGGAGAAACCAGAGGACAGGATGATCCTGAAAAAATACTTTACCTCGACCCTTTACCTCAAGTTATAATTAAAACAGACTCCACAACAGGCTATGCTCCTGCGGAACTTCAAAAGAAAACAGGTATTCCGGTAGTTGTTGTGAATACGGGAGATTTGACAGATAATAGAGAAGACTTGGATAAGAGCCTCAGGATAATTGGACAGGTTGTTGGCAAAGAGGAGCGAGCAGAAGAAGTTATTGCTTTCTTTGACGAAAAAATAGCAGACCTTGAGGAGCGCACTGTCAACGTATCGAAAGAAGACAAGCCCACATGTTACATAGGAGGCATAGGACGTGCAGGAGGACCACAAGGATTTCAATCAACTGAATTAACATATCCTCCATTCCTCTTTACCAATGTAATAAATGTTGCTTATGGCGATAGAGGCATCATCAACGCTGCAGATGTTTCAAAAGAAAAGATCATCGAATGGGATCCTGATATCATATTTCTGGATCTGAATACAATCGAATGCGGAGGAGAAAGAAGCGGACTTAACCTGCTACAGAACGATACGTCATATAGACAGCTAAAGGCAGTTCAGTCAGGAAATGTATATGGTGTATTGCCTTTCAACCAGTACGCAACAAACTTTGGCTCAGTGCTGGCGGATTCTTATTTTGTAGGAAAGATGATTTATCCAGACAGATTCCGAGATGTAGATCTTGAGAATAAGACTATTGAGATATACACATTCCTTGTATGCAAAGGGAATAAAGAGCTCGGTAAGGAGATATATGACAAAATAATTAATGTCTATGGAGTATCGGCATTCACAAAACTGGAAATCTGA
- a CDS encoding metal ABC transporter permease produces the protein MFNFLQYTFIQNALAAAVLASIACGIIGVYVVVKKIVFISGGIAHASFGGVGLGYYLGINPMFGVLPFSLLSALVMGTVSKRSKIPEDSAIGILWSLGMALGIIFVYLTPGYAPDLMTYLFGNILTVPRSDLYFMLALDIVIVGAVYLFYKEFLALCFDEEFTTVQGLPTEKLYLFLLCIIALTIVVLIKVVGIILVIALLTIPASLSRKFTHNLKRMMLISIAFGAVISVTGIGLSYVLDVPSGATIILVLSLVYGILAFGMEMLEGIRSSGA, from the coding sequence ATGTTTAATTTTCTGCAATATACCTTTATCCAGAACGCTCTTGCAGCCGCAGTTCTTGCAAGCATAGCCTGCGGGATTATAGGGGTCTACGTTGTCGTCAAAAAAATAGTTTTCATAAGTGGAGGAATAGCTCATGCTTCCTTTGGAGGTGTTGGGCTGGGCTATTACCTTGGAATCAACCCTATGTTCGGCGTTCTTCCCTTTAGTTTGCTTTCGGCTCTTGTCATGGGGACAGTTAGCAAGAGGTCTAAAATCCCCGAAGACAGTGCTATAGGCATACTCTGGTCTCTTGGAATGGCGCTCGGAATAATTTTTGTTTATTTAACTCCTGGATATGCTCCTGATCTTATGACCTATCTATTTGGGAATATTCTAACAGTGCCTCGTTCCGACCTTTACTTTATGCTGGCTCTTGATATAGTAATAGTAGGTGCAGTTTACTTATTTTATAAGGAATTCCTTGCTCTTTGTTTTGACGAAGAATTCACAACCGTGCAGGGTCTTCCTACCGAGAAGTTGTACCTTTTCCTGCTTTGCATAATTGCTCTAACAATTGTGGTGCTTATTAAGGTCGTGGGTATCATCCTTGTAATCGCTCTGCTGACCATTCCTGCTTCCCTGAGCCGCAAATTCACTCATAACCTGAAGCGTATGATGCTAATTTCCATAGCCTTTGGAGCTGTAATCAGCGTTACAGGAATAGGTCTTTCATATGTTCTGGATGTCCCATCCGGTGCGACGATTATTCTCGTACTGAGCCTTGTATATGGGATTTTGGCTTTCGGGATGGAAATGCTCGAGGGTATTAGGAGCTCAGGGGCTTAA
- a CDS encoding metal ABC transporter ATP-binding protein — protein MEKVIELKDVWVRYGTQTILEAINFELKEPNGLLGIIGPNGGGKTTLLKVLLGLLKPYRGSVKLFGKPPEKSRELVGYVPQYKGFDFDFPISVWEVVLTGRMSHTGFRKKYREEDKKAAEEALNMVEMFQYKDRQIGQLSGGQRQRVLIARALATNPKLLLLDEPNSGLDPHMQDELYRLLNKLKHEMAVIMVTHDLSAVSIYVDKIACLNRTLHYHNSREIPVEDLEATYQCPVELIAHGIPHRVLSNHEENS, from the coding sequence ATGGAGAAGGTTATAGAACTGAAAGATGTCTGGGTTCGTTATGGAACCCAGACGATTCTTGAGGCAATCAATTTTGAATTAAAAGAGCCCAATGGACTGCTTGGGATTATCGGACCTAATGGGGGAGGAAAGACTACACTTCTCAAAGTGCTCCTTGGACTTTTGAAACCTTATAGAGGTAGTGTAAAGCTCTTTGGGAAACCTCCCGAAAAGAGCAGAGAGCTTGTAGGTTATGTTCCTCAATACAAAGGTTTCGATTTTGACTTCCCTATAAGTGTCTGGGAAGTAGTGCTCACGGGTAGGATGAGCCATACGGGTTTTCGGAAAAAGTATAGAGAAGAAGACAAAAAGGCTGCAGAAGAAGCCCTGAATATGGTAGAAATGTTCCAGTACAAGGACAGGCAGATTGGGCAGCTTTCGGGTGGGCAGCGGCAGAGGGTCCTTATTGCGAGAGCTCTTGCCACAAACCCCAAGCTTCTGCTTCTGGACGAACCTAATTCCGGGCTTGATCCGCATATGCAGGATGAACTCTATCGCCTGTTGAACAAGCTAAAGCATGAAATGGCAGTCATCATGGTTACCCACGACCTCAGTGCGGTTTCTATTTATGTCGACAAAATAGCCTGCTTAAACCGCACTCTCCATTACCATAACTCCAGAGAAATCCCGGTTGAAGATCTTGAAGCTACTTACCAGTGTCCTGTTGAACTTATTGCTCATGGAATACCTCACAGAGTGTTGAGTAATCATGAGGAGAACTCCTGA